The following coding sequences are from one Planctomycetota bacterium window:
- a CDS encoding sugar ABC transporter permease produces MTAPRARAARRDRRAILTGLAWTSPWLFGASLFMFLPMALSLWYSFTDYPLIEEPIWTGTSNYARMPDDPTFRRVVWNTAVYSAISIPACTVLSLVLAALLSMRIRLARFFQACIFVPTLVPLVASAMVWMWLFNGEFGLINRLLALVGVRGPTWLVDQQWVLPSLVVMSLWSVGQSVVIYIAAIHEVPRQLYEAAVLDGMSPLRRFFHVTLPMISPAILFNVIVMLINTVQIFAVPYVMFKRPDGQNPAGHFYTMYLYENAFVYGQMGYACAMAWLQLLVILALTAVMFIGGRRLVYYRGG; encoded by the coding sequence ATGACCGCCCCGCGCGCGCGTGCCGCCCGCCGCGACCGGCGCGCGATCCTCACGGGCCTGGCCTGGACCAGCCCCTGGCTGTTCGGCGCGTCGCTGTTCATGTTCCTGCCGATGGCGCTGAGCCTGTGGTACTCGTTCACCGACTACCCGCTCATCGAGGAGCCGATCTGGACGGGCACGAGCAACTACGCCCGCATGCCCGATGATCCCACGTTCCGGCGCGTGGTGTGGAACACCGCCGTCTACAGCGCGATCTCGATCCCCGCGTGCACGGTGCTGAGCCTCGTCCTCGCCGCGCTGCTCAGCATGCGCATCCGGCTGGCGCGGTTCTTCCAGGCGTGCATCTTCGTGCCGACGCTCGTCCCGCTCGTGGCCTCGGCGATGGTCTGGATGTGGCTGTTCAACGGCGAGTTCGGGCTCATCAACCGGCTGCTCGCGCTGGTGGGCGTCCGCGGGCCCACGTGGCTGGTGGATCAGCAGTGGGTGCTGCCCAGCCTGGTCGTCATGAGCCTGTGGAGCGTGGGGCAGTCGGTGGTCATCTACATCGCGGCCATCCACGAGGTGCCCCGCCAGCTCTACGAGGCCGCCGTGCTCGACGGCATGTCGCCCCTGCGGCGCTTCTTCCACGTCACGCTCCCGATGATCTCGCCGGCGATCCTCTTCAACGTGATCGTCATGCTCATCAACACCGTGCAGATCTTCGCGGTGCCGTACGTGATGTTCAAACGCCCCGACGGGCAGAACCCCGCCGGGCACTTCTACACGATGTACCTCTACGAGAACGCGTTCGTCTACGGGCAGATGGGGTACGCGTGCGCGATGGCGTGGCTCCAGCTGCTCGTCATCCTCGCGCTCACCGCCGTCATGTTCATCGGCGGGCGCCGCCTCGTGTACTATCGGGGGGGCTGA
- a CDS encoding ABC transporter substrate-binding protein, with amino-acid sequence MTSAGEITRRGALGLMAAGGAGFLVFGPRGQRADTRGRIVLDYWEKWTRHEGDAMMRVVDAFNQSQSRIFVRYLITADIGQKSLVAIAGGAPPDLIGLYAYNVPPYAESNALMSFDDLAPAFGLSLGQYAPGVRQVMQHRGRWWASVNTAGSVALYYNKRAFREVGLDPDRPPTTLPELDDAHRRLVKARDKGPLERVGFFHPEPGWWSWLWAYHFGGSIYDAQADRSLVDSPENHAAMAWMQSYARDLGPDRCKAFKESFGNYFTPENPFLTGKVAMIIQGPWLANLVTAFAPDFDYGVAPFPVAPGLSDPAAPVGLIDTDVLVIPRGARHPEASMEFVAWTQRQDMTELLASAHCKPSPLASTSPAFRATHPNRGIGVHYDIFQSPRAFVPPQTRAWQQFKDEVDTMVQRLWRLEVSPEAALPPLERRTQGFIDRAAEERRRRGGAS; translated from the coding sequence ATGACGAGCGCGGGCGAGATCACGCGACGGGGCGCGCTGGGCCTCATGGCCGCGGGCGGCGCGGGCTTTCTGGTCTTCGGCCCGCGGGGCCAGCGCGCCGACACGCGCGGGCGCATCGTCCTGGACTACTGGGAGAAGTGGACCCGCCACGAGGGCGACGCGATGATGCGCGTCGTCGACGCGTTCAACCAGTCGCAGTCGCGCATCTTCGTCCGCTACCTCATCACCGCCGACATCGGCCAGAAGTCCCTCGTCGCCATCGCCGGCGGCGCGCCCCCGGACCTCATCGGGCTCTACGCCTACAACGTCCCCCCCTACGCCGAGAGCAACGCGCTGATGTCATTCGACGACCTCGCCCCCGCGTTCGGCCTTTCGCTCGGGCAGTACGCCCCGGGCGTGCGCCAGGTGATGCAGCACCGGGGGCGATGGTGGGCGAGCGTCAACACCGCCGGCTCGGTCGCGCTCTATTACAACAAGCGCGCCTTCCGCGAGGTCGGCCTCGACCCCGATCGCCCGCCGACGACCCTCCCCGAACTCGACGACGCGCACCGGCGGCTCGTGAAGGCCCGCGACAAAGGCCCGCTCGAACGCGTCGGGTTCTTCCACCCCGAGCCCGGCTGGTGGAGCTGGCTCTGGGCGTACCACTTCGGCGGGTCGATCTACGACGCGCAGGCCGACCGCTCGCTGGTCGACTCTCCCGAGAACCACGCCGCCATGGCCTGGATGCAGTCGTACGCGCGCGACCTGGGCCCCGACCGCTGCAAGGCGTTCAAGGAGTCCTTCGGCAACTACTTCACCCCCGAGAACCCGTTCCTCACCGGCAAGGTCGCGATGATCATCCAGGGCCCGTGGCTGGCGAACCTCGTCACCGCGTTCGCGCCCGATTTCGACTACGGCGTCGCGCCCTTCCCCGTCGCGCCGGGCCTCTCTGACCCCGCGGCCCCCGTCGGGCTCATCGACACCGACGTCCTCGTCATCCCCCGCGGCGCACGCCACCCCGAGGCCAGCATGGAGTTCGTCGCCTGGACCCAGCGCCAGGACATGACCGAACTGCTCGCGAGCGCTCACTGCAAGCCCAGCCCGCTCGCCTCCACCAGCCCCGCCTTCCGCGCGACCCACCCGAACCGCGGCATCGGCGTGCACTACGACATCTTCCAGAGCCCGCGCGCGTTCGTGCCTCCCCAGACCCGCGCGTGGCAGCAGTTCAAGGACGAGGTCGACACCATGGTGCAGCGTCTGTGGCGTCTGGAGGTCTCGCCCGAGGCCGCCCTGCCGCCCCTGGAGCGCCGCACGCAGGGGTTCATCGACCGGGCCGCCGAGGAACGCCGCCGGCGCGGGGGCGCGTCATGA
- a CDS encoding prepilin-type N-terminal cleavage/methylation domain-containing protein, protein MNEHTPLRRVRAARRRAFTLIELLVVIAIIALLISLLLPSLGNARRTAWTVVCQSNLRQIGIATQGYLDDQRDPQFLNLQGGPFPQFFYHVGVVDTLQPYMSYGGNKPFDCPGAKGRSSVRDPINIAYLQSGLRIFTLPLLDPTAPVEKYTEYFFNDSIVPDPSAANNQLFRYPWGVSKQKIRLIRNPQWVVWATDALDEYPRHAAKGNNGTTNAGKNNFLFGDNAVKLIDYVDYQEGTDPAGAPAPFYNWGHLYYR, encoded by the coding sequence ATGAACGAGCACACTCCCCTGCGTCGCGTCCGGGCCGCACGCCGCCGTGCGTTCACCCTCATCGAGCTCCTGGTCGTCATCGCGATCATCGCCCTGCTCATCAGCCTGCTGCTCCCTTCGCTGGGCAACGCCCGGCGCACCGCCTGGACCGTCGTTTGCCAGAGCAACCTCCGCCAGATCGGCATCGCCACCCAGGGCTACCTCGACGACCAGCGTGATCCGCAGTTTCTGAACCTGCAGGGTGGCCCGTTCCCGCAGTTCTTCTACCACGTCGGTGTCGTCGACACGCTCCAGCCCTACATGTCGTACGGCGGGAACAAACCGTTCGATTGCCCCGGCGCGAAAGGACGCTCGAGCGTCCGCGACCCGATCAACATCGCGTACCTGCAGTCGGGCCTGCGCATCTTCACGCTCCCGCTGCTGGATCCCACCGCGCCGGTCGAGAAGTACACCGAGTACTTCTTCAACGATTCGATCGTGCCCGACCCTTCCGCGGCGAACAACCAGCTCTTCCGCTATCCGTGGGGCGTGTCGAAGCAGAAGATCCGCCTCATCCGCAACCCGCAGTGGGTGGTGTGGGCCACCGACGCGCTCGACGAGTACCCCCGCCACGCCGCGAAGGGGAACAACGGCACCACCAACGCGGGCAAGAACAACTTCCTCTTCGGCGACAACGCCGTCAAACTCATCGACTACGTGGACTATCAGGAAGGCACCGACCCCGCGGGCGCGCCCGCGCCGTTCTACAACTGGGGACATCTGTACTATCGCTGA
- a CDS encoding glycosyl transferase family 36 — protein MEAFTSGPPRSALAAPDRTQAMLANQFGHFDSSGRRFVITDPATPMPWVNVICNGRYGLVISQNGGGFSWFDDAQHNVLSRWEMDLVRDVSGKFLYISDLDSGAIWSVAPAPCSTRHDAYLCTHEPGLTTFTTAAHSIRAVWSLAVAPDDPVEVWNVTLTNLGDRPRHLRLSSYFEWCCGVAPDTKREFHRLFLSTRYDSGRAAILATKTMWDIPDRTEKDHWNREWPYVAAHAICNAPFSRRFAIADKALFIGRRGSTAAPVALRADVPERAGFGRFGDACAALGGDLTLEPGRSVSFQYLLAIAPDEPGVLALVDRFSGAKAAQDVPRAASDAWQTRLAPARVESARPDFDLMNSTWLPYQAISGRLWGRTGYYQQSGARGFRDQLQDSQVWLPMEPSRTLDQLLLHATRQFADGTVNHWWHALADFGNHTACSDDYLWLAFVTASYLRETGDFAALERTAPFRDDPAPATLLEHCRRAIARTTQRLSPRGLPLIGSCDWNDGLSAMGVDGKGESVWLGFFFCTILREWERIYTELGRPNDAQECSVRRVAMANAINQHAWDGAWYRYGTKDSGEWIGSADCTEGRIHLNAQTWAILSGVATPERAKIAWESVRKHLLSPFGPLLLAPAYVTPDPTIGYITRYAPGCRENGGVYMHAATWALWTAAHVGDVASVARIWDSISPPWRGQRADEYWAEPYVVPGNVDGPASDLPGRAGWTWYTGSAAWLQRICFESVLGVRPTWDGLTIDPSPIPELGDVRFTRLWRGVPITVRFNAMDFLPGRRARLVVNGQPHEGLVLSAADVRDAGADGIDVEVRWSGATAAQPASALSGELRP, from the coding sequence ATGGAAGCGTTTACATCCGGCCCCCCGCGCTCCGCACTCGCCGCGCCGGACAGGACCCAGGCCATGCTCGCCAACCAGTTCGGTCACTTCGATTCCTCCGGCCGACGCTTCGTCATCACCGACCCGGCCACGCCCATGCCCTGGGTCAACGTCATCTGCAACGGCCGCTACGGGCTCGTCATCAGCCAGAACGGCGGCGGCTTCTCCTGGTTCGACGACGCCCAGCACAACGTCCTCTCCCGCTGGGAGATGGACCTCGTCCGCGACGTCTCCGGCAAGTTCCTCTACATCTCCGACCTCGACTCCGGCGCCATCTGGTCCGTCGCCCCCGCGCCCTGCTCCACACGCCACGACGCCTACCTCTGCACCCACGAGCCCGGCCTCACCACCTTCACCACCGCGGCTCACTCCATCCGCGCCGTCTGGTCTCTCGCCGTCGCGCCTGATGACCCCGTCGAGGTCTGGAACGTCACCCTCACCAACCTCGGCGACCGCCCCCGGCACTTGCGCCTGTCGTCCTACTTCGAGTGGTGCTGCGGCGTCGCGCCCGACACCAAGCGCGAGTTCCACCGCCTCTTCCTCTCCACCCGCTACGACTCCGGCCGGGCCGCCATCCTCGCCACCAAGACGATGTGGGACATCCCCGATCGCACCGAGAAGGACCACTGGAACCGCGAGTGGCCCTACGTGGCGGCCCACGCCATCTGCAACGCGCCCTTCTCCCGCCGCTTCGCCATCGCCGACAAGGCCCTGTTCATCGGGCGCCGCGGATCGACCGCCGCCCCCGTCGCGCTCCGCGCCGACGTGCCCGAGCGCGCCGGCTTCGGCCGCTTCGGCGACGCCTGCGCCGCGCTGGGGGGCGATCTCACGCTCGAGCCGGGACGATCCGTCTCGTTCCAGTACCTGCTCGCCATCGCGCCCGACGAGCCCGGCGTGCTCGCGCTCGTCGACCGCTTCTCGGGGGCCAAGGCAGCGCAGGATGTCCCGCGGGCCGCGTCCGACGCATGGCAGACGCGACTCGCGCCCGCGCGCGTCGAGTCCGCCCGCCCGGACTTCGACCTCATGAACTCCACGTGGCTGCCCTACCAGGCCATCAGCGGGCGGCTGTGGGGGCGCACCGGCTACTACCAGCAGTCCGGCGCCCGTGGCTTTCGCGATCAACTCCAGGACAGCCAGGTCTGGCTTCCCATGGAGCCCTCGCGCACGCTCGATCAACTGTTGCTGCACGCCACCCGCCAGTTCGCCGACGGCACCGTCAACCACTGGTGGCACGCCCTCGCCGACTTCGGCAACCACACCGCGTGCAGCGACGACTACCTCTGGCTCGCCTTCGTCACCGCGTCGTACCTGCGCGAGACCGGCGACTTCGCCGCGCTCGAGCGCACCGCGCCCTTCCGCGACGACCCCGCGCCCGCCACGCTCCTCGAGCACTGCCGGCGCGCGATCGCCCGCACCACGCAGCGCCTCAGCCCGCGGGGCCTCCCCCTCATCGGGTCGTGCGACTGGAACGACGGGCTCTCCGCGATGGGCGTCGACGGCAAGGGCGAGAGCGTCTGGCTCGGCTTCTTCTTCTGCACCATCCTCCGCGAGTGGGAACGCATCTACACCGAACTCGGACGCCCGAACGACGCCCAGGAATGCTCGGTCCGGCGCGTCGCCATGGCCAACGCCATCAATCAGCACGCCTGGGACGGCGCGTGGTACCGCTACGGCACGAAGGACAGCGGCGAGTGGATCGGCTCCGCCGATTGCACCGAAGGACGCATCCATCTCAACGCCCAGACCTGGGCCATTCTCTCCGGCGTCGCCACCCCCGAGCGCGCCAAGATCGCGTGGGAATCGGTCCGCAAGCACCTGCTCTCGCCCTTCGGCCCGCTCCTGCTCGCCCCCGCGTACGTGACGCCCGACCCCACCATCGGCTACATCACGCGCTACGCCCCGGGCTGTCGCGAGAACGGCGGGGTGTACATGCACGCCGCCACCTGGGCCCTGTGGACCGCGGCCCACGTCGGCGACGTCGCCTCGGTCGCGCGCATCTGGGACAGCATCTCGCCCCCGTGGCGCGGCCAGCGCGCCGACGAGTACTGGGCAGAGCCCTACGTCGTCCCGGGAAATGTGGACGGCCCGGCGTCGGACCTTCCCGGGCGCGCCGGCTGGACCTGGTACACCGGCAGCGCCGCCTGGCTGCAGCGCATCTGCTTCGAGTCGGTGCTCGGCGTCCGCCCGACGTGGGACGGCCTGACGATCGACCCGTCGCCCATCCCCGAGCTCGGCGACGTCCGTTTCACACGCCTGTGGCGCGGCGTGCCCATCACGGTGCGGTTCAACGCGATGGACTTCCTTCCGGGACGGCGCGCCCGTCTCGTGGTGAACGGCCAGCCGCACGAGGGCCTGGTCCTGTCCGCCGCCGACGTGCGGGACGCCGGCGCCGACGGCATCGATGTCGAGGTACGCTGGAGCGGAGCGACCGCCGCCCAGCCCGCGTCCGCACTTTCCGGAGAACTCAGGCCATGA
- the ugpC gene encoding sn-glycerol-3-phosphate ABC transporter ATP-binding protein UgpC: MASISIRNIRKLYAGKVEAVAEFSLEIADGEFIVLVGPSGCGKSTVLRMIAGLEDCSAGDIAIDGRVVTDVEPKDRDIAMVFQNYALYPHMTVRKNMGFALRLRGLSRDDVDRRVRQVADTLGIAELLDRRPGELSGGQRQRVAVGRAIVREPKAFLFDEPLSNLDARLRVRTRAELRSLHQRLRTTSIYVTHDQEEAMTLGDRIVVMSKGLVRQVGTPLDVYNFPGDRFVAGFVGTPPMNFLEGTLSRGAGELWFTEHAAGPPAQADAPPVRLRASPAHETHLAPHVGKPVILGLRPQLFRLDAGAGAPDAVRLPVRVVETLGDCMDIHCRRAEQGLVARVPAGPTVRAGDFAALLPDMTHARWFEPGEFGRALVQG; this comes from the coding sequence ATGGCCAGCATCAGCATCCGCAACATCCGCAAGCTCTACGCCGGAAAGGTCGAGGCCGTCGCCGAGTTCTCGCTCGAGATCGCCGACGGCGAGTTCATCGTGCTCGTCGGGCCCTCGGGCTGCGGCAAGTCCACCGTCCTGCGCATGATCGCCGGGCTGGAGGACTGCTCCGCGGGCGACATCGCCATCGACGGGCGCGTCGTCACCGATGTCGAGCCCAAGGACCGCGACATCGCCATGGTCTTCCAGAACTACGCCCTCTACCCGCACATGACGGTCCGCAAGAACATGGGCTTCGCGCTGCGCCTGCGGGGCCTCTCGCGCGACGACGTCGACCGGCGCGTCCGACAGGTCGCCGACACGCTCGGCATCGCCGAGCTGCTCGACCGCCGCCCGGGCGAACTCTCCGGCGGGCAGCGCCAGCGCGTCGCCGTCGGGCGTGCGATCGTGCGCGAGCCCAAGGCGTTCCTGTTCGATGAGCCGCTCTCGAACCTCGACGCGCGCCTGCGCGTCCGCACCCGCGCCGAGCTGCGCTCGCTGCACCAGCGCCTCCGCACCACCTCGATCTACGTCACGCACGACCAGGAAGAGGCGATGACGCTCGGCGACCGCATCGTCGTCATGAGCAAGGGGCTCGTGCGCCAGGTCGGCACCCCGCTGGACGTGTACAACTTCCCCGGCGACCGCTTCGTCGCGGGGTTCGTCGGCACGCCCCCGATGAACTTCCTCGAGGGCACCCTCTCCCGCGGCGCGGGCGAACTCTGGTTCACCGAGCACGCCGCCGGCCCGCCCGCACAGGCCGACGCCCCGCCCGTGCGGCTGCGGGCGTCGCCCGCGCACGAGACGCACCTCGCCCCGCACGTCGGGAAGCCGGTCATTCTCGGACTTCGCCCTCAACTCTTCCGTCTGGACGCCGGCGCCGGCGCGCCAGACGCCGTTCGTCTCCCGGTGCGCGTCGTCGAGACGCTGGGGGATTGCATGGACATCCACTGCCGGCGTGCGGAACAAGGCCTGGTCGCGCGGGTGCCCGCCGGCCCGACGGTTCGGGCCGGCGACTTCGCGGCGCTCCTCCCCGACATGACGCACGCCCGCTGGTTCGAGCCCGGCGAGTTTGGTCGCGCGCTGGTGCAGGGTTGA
- a CDS encoding glucoamylase family protein, with the protein MLRPALVLLAPSLVLAAACGEPASSGPAPSAPEPSAPAPQPAPSTKPADLVIAAPADTPRPPFEFAPDDEAFLDEVQRSAFDFFWKAGDAFPPAGMAPDRTSKPTVSVAGVGFQLSALCIGAERGWVTRDQAAARAESILRALAANPANRKGGLFYHFIDPATAGQPTEAYEHVVSTIDSALLFAGILTASQYFGGPVRELGDALFRDADWTFFISDGEDPLAKGYLSLGWKPDDIASPTGPGKLLPYAWIDSGDEHRLVTFLAVCAPEEARRVDPALYYRLRRQLGAHGDTGPMVWFPWSGALFTNFFAHCWIDYAGMGPDTPRAFGIPNRSSVDWWENSRRAVRLHRLKAIENPKKVPTLGINAWGLTASDVEGGYGVPGVFPEPFPMPGAIPQIDYPLYEPTDNYGDGTIAPYGAGSCVMFEPDAAIAALRHYRGLTASDGSPLVWRDPASGGYGFLDAFNLGTGWVGSDYLAIDQGPLLLAIENARSGLIWRIFHEHPFVKDGCARLKLDPAHARRPTPP; encoded by the coding sequence ATGCTCCGCCCAGCCCTCGTGCTCCTGGCGCCCTCGCTCGTGCTCGCCGCGGCGTGCGGAGAGCCCGCGTCCTCCGGCCCGGCACCCTCCGCCCCCGAGCCTTCTGCCCCCGCGCCCCAGCCTGCGCCGTCCACCAAGCCCGCCGATCTCGTGATCGCCGCCCCGGCCGACACGCCGCGCCCGCCGTTCGAGTTCGCGCCCGACGACGAGGCCTTCCTCGACGAGGTGCAGCGCAGCGCGTTCGACTTCTTCTGGAAGGCCGGGGACGCCTTCCCGCCCGCCGGCATGGCCCCCGACCGCACCAGCAAGCCCACCGTCAGCGTCGCCGGCGTGGGCTTCCAGTTGTCGGCCCTGTGCATCGGCGCCGAGCGCGGCTGGGTGACGCGCGACCAGGCGGCCGCCCGCGCCGAGAGCATCCTCCGCGCCCTCGCCGCCAACCCGGCCAACCGCAAGGGCGGGTTGTTCTACCACTTCATCGACCCCGCCACCGCCGGCCAGCCGACCGAGGCCTACGAGCACGTTGTCAGCACCATCGACTCCGCGCTCCTCTTCGCCGGCATCCTCACCGCCTCGCAGTACTTCGGCGGCCCCGTCCGCGAACTCGGCGACGCCCTCTTCCGCGACGCCGACTGGACCTTCTTCATCTCCGACGGCGAGGACCCGCTCGCCAAGGGCTACCTCTCCCTCGGCTGGAAGCCCGACGACATCGCCAGCCCCACGGGGCCGGGCAAGTTGCTCCCCTACGCCTGGATCGACAGCGGCGACGAGCACCGCCTCGTCACATTCCTCGCCGTCTGCGCGCCCGAAGAGGCGCGTCGCGTCGACCCGGCGCTCTACTACCGCCTGCGCCGCCAGCTCGGCGCGCACGGCGACACCGGCCCGATGGTCTGGTTCCCCTGGTCGGGCGCGCTCTTCACGAACTTCTTCGCGCACTGCTGGATCGACTACGCCGGCATGGGCCCCGACACGCCCCGCGCGTTCGGCATTCCCAATCGCTCGAGCGTTGACTGGTGGGAGAACAGCCGCCGCGCCGTCCGCCTCCACCGCCTGAAGGCCATCGAGAATCCCAAGAAGGTTCCCACCCTGGGCATCAACGCCTGGGGACTCACGGCGTCCGATGTCGAAGGCGGGTACGGCGTGCCGGGCGTCTTCCCCGAGCCCTTCCCCATGCCCGGCGCCATCCCGCAGATTGACTACCCCCTCTACGAGCCCACCGACAACTACGGCGACGGCACCATCGCGCCGTACGGCGCCGGCTCGTGCGTCATGTTCGAGCCCGACGCCGCCATCGCCGCGCTCCGCCATTACCGGGGCCTCACCGCGTCCGACGGCTCCCCGCTCGTCTGGCGCGACCCGGCCTCGGGCGGGTACGGCTTCCTCGACGCGTTCAACCTCGGCACCGGCTGGGTCGGCTCGGACTACCTCGCCATCGACCAGGGCCCGCTGCTGCTCGCCATCGAGAACGCCCGCTCGGGCCTCATCTGGCGCATCTTCCACGAGCACCCGTTCGTCAAGGACGGCTGCGCGCGCCTCAAGCTCGACCCCGCGCACGCCCGTCGCCCCACGCCCCCCTGA
- a CDS encoding LacI family DNA-binding transcriptional regulator has protein sequence MARPNTRRDTDDGEAADHPPPRGPVSIHDVATAARVSIATVSRVMNNPHLVSPKTAARVQAVIRQIGYAPNPFAQGLVTRASRVLGIALPDLHGEFYSELLRGADGEARKLGYCLLVSSEHSIGGRPNGQGGLAFGLIDGLAVMITESDGDVLRAARDMMLPTVILDTDLANRGIDSVVIDNVPGTREAAEHLLRSTPAARLYFVGGPQENFDTQQRARAFVEALERAGHTPRADQVAFGAYTEEWGRRWVEGLGRAGPEGLTGVLAGNDEIAIGIMRAASDAGIGVPERMRLIGFDDTRLTTLLRPRLSAVRVPMAEVGAAAIRLLVRRVESAGAETTCVRLPTSLVVRESSSPAPGA, from the coding sequence ATGGCCAGGCCGAACACCAGACGCGACACCGACGACGGCGAAGCGGCGGACCACCCGCCGCCGCGGGGCCCGGTGTCGATCCACGACGTGGCGACGGCGGCGCGGGTGTCGATCGCGACGGTGAGCCGCGTGATGAACAACCCGCACCTGGTCTCGCCGAAGACGGCGGCCCGTGTGCAGGCGGTGATCCGGCAGATCGGGTATGCGCCCAACCCGTTCGCGCAGGGGCTGGTGACGCGGGCGAGCCGCGTGCTGGGGATCGCGCTGCCGGACCTGCACGGCGAGTTCTACTCGGAACTGCTGCGCGGGGCCGACGGCGAGGCGCGCAAGCTCGGGTACTGCCTGCTGGTGTCGTCGGAGCACTCGATCGGAGGGCGTCCCAACGGGCAGGGCGGGCTCGCGTTCGGGCTGATCGACGGGCTGGCGGTGATGATCACCGAATCGGACGGCGACGTGCTGCGGGCGGCGCGGGACATGATGCTGCCGACGGTGATCCTGGACACCGACCTGGCGAACCGGGGCATCGACAGCGTGGTGATCGACAACGTGCCCGGCACGCGCGAGGCGGCGGAGCACCTGCTGCGCTCGACGCCCGCGGCCCGGCTGTACTTCGTGGGCGGGCCCCAGGAGAACTTCGACACGCAGCAGCGCGCCCGCGCGTTCGTGGAGGCGCTGGAGCGCGCCGGGCACACGCCCCGCGCCGACCAGGTGGCCTTCGGCGCGTACACGGAGGAATGGGGGCGGCGGTGGGTGGAGGGGCTGGGACGCGCGGGGCCGGAGGGGCTGACGGGCGTGCTGGCGGGGAACGACGAGATCGCCATCGGCATCATGCGTGCCGCGTCGGACGCGGGGATCGGCGTGCCCGAGCGCATGCGCCTGATCGGGTTCGATGACACGCGCCTCACGACGCTGCTGCGTCCGCGCCTGTCGGCGGTGCGCGTGCCGATGGCGGAAGTCGGCGCCGCGGCGATCCGCCTGCTCGTGCGCCGGGTGGAGAGCGCGGGAGCCGAGACCACCTGCGTGCGACTGCCCACGAGCCTGGTCGTGCGCGAGAGCAGCAGCCCGGCGCCGGGGGCCTGA
- a CDS encoding GH1 family beta-glucosidase — MSFPPDFVWGVAASAYQIEGAVAADGRGKSIWDTFCRTPGAVFQGHTGDVACDHYNRVEEDVRLIRDIGARAYRFSIAWPRVMPDGVGPVNAKGLAFYDRLVDTLLAAGITPYVTLFHWDYPEALYHRGGWLNRDSAAWFADYTHAVVHALSDRVAHWMTLNEPQVFLKFGHADGTNAPGLKLPLSEQLLATHHVLLAHGRGMQALRAAARQPLKAGWACVCVVKYPQSPADIDAARAGTCGVLEPHLWNNTWYNDPAFTGEYPADGLRLFGAAMPKVDPADMAIIRQPMDFLGINIYEGQPVRAAAPSAGGPPGAPVACVRPPGFPTTAFHWPVEPESLYWGPRFMHERYNVPIYITENGLSNNDWVSLDGQVHDPQRIDFTRRYLLALRRARADGVDVRGYFHWSLMDNFEWSAGYRERFGLVHVDYATQTRTPKDSARWYRSVIERNAENL; from the coding sequence ATGTCGTTTCCGCCGGATTTCGTGTGGGGTGTCGCCGCATCCGCCTATCAGATCGAGGGCGCCGTCGCCGCCGACGGGCGGGGGAAGTCCATCTGGGACACCTTCTGCCGCACGCCGGGCGCCGTCTTTCAGGGGCACACGGGCGACGTCGCCTGCGACCACTACAACCGCGTCGAGGAAGACGTCCGCCTCATCCGCGACATCGGCGCCCGCGCGTACCGCTTCAGCATCGCCTGGCCACGCGTCATGCCCGACGGCGTCGGCCCGGTGAACGCCAAGGGCCTCGCGTTCTACGACCGCCTGGTCGACACGCTGCTCGCCGCCGGGATCACGCCGTACGTCACGCTCTTCCATTGGGACTACCCCGAAGCGCTCTACCACCGGGGCGGGTGGCTGAATCGCGACAGCGCCGCCTGGTTCGCCGACTACACGCATGCCGTGGTGCACGCGCTGTCCGACCGCGTCGCGCACTGGATGACGCTCAACGAGCCGCAGGTCTTCCTGAAGTTCGGTCACGCCGACGGCACGAACGCGCCCGGGCTCAAGCTGCCCCTGTCCGAGCAACTCCTCGCCACGCACCACGTGCTCCTGGCGCACGGGCGCGGGATGCAGGCGCTCCGCGCCGCCGCCCGCCAGCCCCTGAAGGCCGGCTGGGCCTGCGTCTGCGTCGTGAAGTACCCGCAGTCGCCCGCGGACATCGACGCCGCCCGCGCGGGCACCTGCGGCGTGCTCGAGCCCCACCTCTGGAACAACACCTGGTACAACGACCCGGCCTTCACCGGCGAATACCCCGCCGACGGGCTCCGCCTGTTCGGCGCCGCCATGCCCAAGGTCGACCCCGCCGACATGGCGATCATCCGCCAGCCGATGGACTTCCTCGGCATCAACATCTACGAGGGCCAGCCCGTCCGCGCCGCCGCCCCGAGCGCCGGCGGCCCGCCCGGTGCGCCCGTCGCGTGCGTCCGCCCGCCCGGGTTCCCCACGACCGCGTTCCACTGGCCCGTCGAGCCCGAGAGCCTCTACTGGGGACCGCGTTTCATGCACGAGCGGTACAACGTGCCCATCTACATCACCGAGAACGGCCTGTCGAACAACGACTGGGTCTCGCTCGACGGCCAGGTCCACGACCCCCAGCGCATCGACTTCACCCGGCGATACCTGCTCGCCCTCCGCCGCGCCCGCGCCGACGGCGTCGACGTCCGGGGCTATTTCCACTGGTCGCTCATGGACAACTTCGAGTGGTCCGCCGGCTACCGCGAGCGCTTCGGGCTCGTGCACGTCGACTACGCCACCCAGACGCGCACGCCCAAGGATTCCGCCCGCTGGTACCGCTCGGTCATCGAGCGCAACGCCGAGAATCTCTAG